In Colias croceus chromosome 26, ilColCroc2.1, one DNA window encodes the following:
- the LOC123703590 gene encoding uncharacterized protein LOC123703590, producing MLNREKFDLKLMQLVKENPVLYDYNCPNYMDFNARTVVWQKIGDELKRPAADCKTRWVHIRDAYRRLLRLSQKRGQHKKYKYESSMSFMRPYFKDVNVVGETCDDEVNFECDFAADSEYSEEPLKKKPKMKKIRKREFDDVHEFESVSFNDTSEFDTSDPIDTFLLSIGATLKTFSPYHLNIAKTKIFSIVQEHDLLQIVQQQEEESKDASTEIIMEN from the exons ATGCTGAACAGAGAGAAAttcgatttaaaattaatgcaaCTGGTTAAGGAAAATCCAGTGCTTTATGATTATAATTGCCCCAATTACATGGACTTTAACGCTCGGACAGTCGTATGGCAGAAAATAGGCGATGAATTAAAAAGACCCG CGGCAGATTGCAAAACCAGATGGGTGCACATCCGTGATGCATACAGACGGCTACTACGTCTGTCCCAAAAACGTGgtcaacataaaaaatataaatacgaaagttcaATGTCGTTTATGAGGCCGTACTTTAAAGATGTCAATGTTGTTGGTGAAACATGCGATGACGAGGTGAACTTTGAGTGTGATTTCGCAGCTGATAGTGAATACTCTGAGGAACCTTTGAAGAAAAAACCtaaaatgaagaaaataagGAAAAGAGAGTTTGACGATGTACATGAATTTGAATCAGTATCTTTCAATGATACATCCGAATTTGACACATCCGATCCTATCGATACATTCTTACTAAGCATTGGTGCTACTTTAAAGACATTCTCTccttatcatttaaatattgcaAAGACGAAGATATTTTCAATTGTACAGGAACATGATTTGCTTCAAATTGTTCAACAGCAGGAGGAGGAATCTAAAGATGCGTCTACTGAAATCATAATGgaaaactga